In one Streptomyces sp. NBC_01288 genomic region, the following are encoded:
- a CDS encoding aminoglycoside phosphotransferase family protein — MEQPRPPAEDDEVPLPGGRITPGVVRVGDTVRRPTTTASPFVARLLGHLEQQGFAGAPRHLGLDEAGRDTFSYLPGQVPARFQHWTDAQVAAAGSLLRSLHDATRGSALAEPCAVVCHHDPGPNNTVFRDGLPAAFIDFDTAAPGDPLEDVGYAAWTWCVSSRPDAPPATVQATQVRVLAAAYGLDASGRGKLVDAMLNRQLLNVSWWRARLSGAERQSAEDELIGARVAWSEREYTHTSAHRSTFEEALQETSPVHRRNPNPATTPQP, encoded by the coding sequence ATGGAGCAGCCGCGCCCACCCGCCGAAGACGACGAAGTCCCTTTGCCCGGAGGCCGGATCACTCCAGGTGTCGTACGAGTCGGCGACACGGTCCGCCGCCCCACCACCACCGCCTCACCCTTCGTCGCGCGGCTCCTCGGCCACCTCGAACAGCAGGGCTTCGCCGGAGCGCCCCGCCACCTCGGCCTCGACGAAGCCGGACGTGACACGTTCAGCTACCTGCCCGGCCAGGTACCTGCACGCTTCCAGCACTGGACCGACGCACAGGTCGCCGCGGCCGGGTCCCTGCTCCGCTCTCTCCACGACGCCACCCGCGGCAGCGCGCTCGCCGAGCCCTGCGCCGTCGTCTGCCATCACGACCCCGGACCGAACAACACCGTGTTCCGCGACGGCCTGCCCGCCGCCTTCATCGACTTCGACACCGCCGCTCCCGGCGACCCCCTCGAAGACGTCGGCTACGCGGCCTGGACCTGGTGCGTCTCCTCCCGCCCCGACGCTCCGCCCGCGACGGTGCAAGCAACCCAGGTACGGGTCCTCGCCGCCGCCTACGGGCTCGATGCGTCCGGCCGCGGCAAGCTCGTCGACGCGATGCTCAACCGCCAGCTGCTGAACGTCAGTTGGTGGCGAGCGCGACTCAGCGGAGCCGAACGGCAGTCAGCCGAGGACGAGTTGATCGGTGCCCGCGTCGCGTGGTCCGAGCGTGAGTACACCCACACCTCCGCACATCGCTCCACGTTCGAGGAGGCACTGCAAGAGACCTCCCCCGTCCACCGGAGGAATCCGAACCCCGCCACCACCCCGCAGCCGTAA